A single Uloborus diversus isolate 005 chromosome 7, Udiv.v.3.1, whole genome shotgun sequence DNA region contains:
- the LOC129227001 gene encoding uncharacterized protein LOC129227001, with the protein MWSFWGVLFLVSYAFAAPFNGTEVPFVEPEVLEQLLKNGEFEEFSKLMGIENVNLVIPREGNEDPMYHKELPLGDVLVRKNQLEEGRVVINFDKYPGSKWPNGVVPYRIASDGYSKYHIIVYFT; encoded by the exons ATGTGGAGCTTTTGGGGAGTTTTATTTCTAGTTTCTTACGCCTTCGCAGCTCCATTTAATGGAACAGAAGTACCTT ttgttGAGCCGGAAGTGCTGGAGCAGTTATTAAAAAATGGAGaatttgaagaattcagtaaac TTATGGGCATCGAAAATGTAAACCTGGTCATTCCAAGAGAAG GAAACGAGGACCCCATGTACCACAAAG AGCTTCCATTGGGAGACGTTTTAGTCCGCAAAAATCAGCTAGAAGAA ggcAGGGTTGTCATTAACTTCGATAAATATCCAGGTAGCAAATGGCCCAATGGTGTTGTGCCGTATCGTATAGCATCTGATGGTTATAGTAAGTATCACATAATTGTATATTTTACTTAG